The window CTCTCTGCTTCATCGCGGGCCTCCTCCTGAGCTTAAGTCGGAATAAGCCCTGGGCAAGGACCCAGGCGGGAGTGTCTCAAAGACCAATCGGTAGCTCAACGCATCGAGTTGCTCGGGGGACCGTGTGTTGGCCGAGCGCCCTACCTCCGCCGAGGGCCCAAAGAGCAGCCTGCCCAGCAACAAGCCCACCGCCACACCCAAAGCCACCACCCCGGCCGTCGATAAGGCCGGCACCCACCTGGCGCCAAAAGCGG is drawn from Calditrichota bacterium and contains these coding sequences:
- a CDS encoding zf-HC2 domain-containing protein gives rise to the protein MRCAKVQEWLLLYVDGELSERQSQRVADHLRECASCARHAARLGELWQAVAPPVELTPSAALWYRVKARTIDAGQEQGRWAAFGARWVPALSTAGVVALGVAVGLLLGRLLFGPSAEVGRSANTRSPEQLDALSYRLVFETLPPGSLPRAYSDLSSGGGPR